In Columba livia isolate bColLiv1 breed racing homer chromosome 20, bColLiv1.pat.W.v2, whole genome shotgun sequence, a genomic segment contains:
- the HEATR6 gene encoding HEAT repeat-containing protein 6 codes for MAAAAVARPEEPDGSFRRYLERLGALRSQPGAERPDGGRRTELHLLFDQLISESCGPAPAAAPSAQDVCALLVQACQLVHLGQEHLVSKLCQLIHHLLNRFQVMVDEQNLNFLLSYCISALKQCHSWTHVEILQALAALVYNNGPKCQKYLPDLLGKTGLLVQFSHSAQPDAELRRAAVRGMANLCLSVPGQPYLDEPYRNVCFQTFLSVLQSSKTSDVDEITFCMLLQNALKGIQSLLNGGKMKLMQTDQIGSLLAVLKKCMFHGLPGLSIEMPAALYPAPLPQYDKRSPAKQEQSEPAAFKQTGNRRKKSKGKQKKGELAEEGREGLGDAGNESVLGADMLKLHLGDVRSSPRAEPGSGGAAGAAVPAGRDPSSSRCAAWKRISSSESEYSDAEGGIQSKVRSYQANVRQGALACFLSTIKSIEKRVLYGYWSAFVPDAPGIGSPQSVSLMTIALKDPSPKTRACALQVLSAILEGSKQFLSVAEDASDHKRAFTPFSVTVASSVRELHRCLLLALVAESSSQTLTQIVKCLANLVSNAPYSRLKPGLLTRVWNQIKPYICHKDVNVRVSSLTLLGAIVSVQAPLPEVQLLLQQPSSAGLNNSGSATPHRWSWDAWRKGLPSEGGTPENPAGCTEPCWLLRLCVSIIVLPREDSCSDSDANLAFSSVYEPCPLRLEALQVLALLVKGYFSLAQSYFLELGEVACRCMEEMDPSIQLHGAKLLEELGTGVLQQYKPDSAVSPEQRVPLSRVVTFWTKMLNGPLPGILQNSPHATLQTSACDALSSILPEAFSSLQDDQQILCVTLLLGLNHSENPLVKAAAARALGVYVLFSCLRQDVMFVADTANAILNSLHDKSPNVRAKAAWSLGNLTDTLIINMETMGQRFQEEFSDLLLLKMLRSATEASRDRDKVKSNAVRALGNVLHFLQPYHVANPRFREAIEESLQALISTVESEATMKVRWNACYALGNVFKNPALPLGEAPWTTQAYSALSSVVKSCKNFKVRIKSAMALSVPSRRECYGSTEQFRHIWAALVVALQKSEDTEDFLEFKYSASLRTQICQALLHLLSLAGSTDLPLIWESITRDGDAIKSYVLQYLKSGAEENEAGTHTDSCERERVLKGAIEHLGGIEKQLGGKARLRVSVYLEDVLTNHANATELTEA; via the exons ATGGCGGCCGCGGCGGTggcgcggccggaggagccggaCGGCTCTTTCCGCCGGTACCTGGAGCGCTTGGGCGCCCTGCGCTCCCAGCCCGGCGCGGAGCGGCCCGACGGCGGCCGCCGCACCGAGCTCCACCTGCTCTTCGACCAGCTCATCTCGGAGAGCTGCGGGCCGGCGCCGGCGGCCGCGCCCAGCGCCCAG gatGTTTGTGCTCTGCTTGTCCAAGCCTGTCAGCTGGTTCACCTTGGTCAGGAACATCTTGTCAGCAAACTTTGTCAGCTCATCCATCACTTACTTAACAGATTTCAG GTGATGGTTGATGAACAGAACTTGAATTTTCTCCTCTCCTACTGCATCTCTGCTCTTAAGCAGTGCCACTCTTGGACCCACGTGGAAATTCTGCAAGCCTTAGCAGCTCTTGTTTACAATAATGGACCTAAATGTCAGAAG TATCTCCCGGATTTGCTGGGCAAGACTGGACTCCTGGTGCAGTTCAGCCATTCGGCTCAGCCGGACGCGGAGCTCCGGAGGGCAGCGGTTCGCGGCATGGCCAACCTGTGTCTCAG CGTGCCTGGGCAGCCGTACTTGGATGAGCCCTacagaaatgtctgttttcaaACTTTTCTCAGTGtgctgcagtcttcaaaaaccTCTGATGTAGATGAGATCACTTTTTGCATG TTACTACAAAATGCACTGAAAGGTATCCAGTCGCTTCTCAACGGTGGGAAGATGAAACTAATGCAAACTGACCAAATTGGATCTCTTCTTGCAGTATTAAAG AAATGCATGTTTCACGGACTGCCGGGACTGAGCATAGAAATGCCCGCAGCCTTGTACCCGGCTCCGCTGCCGCAGTACGACAAGAGGTCGCCCGCCAAACAGGAGCAATCGGAACCGGCCGCCTTTAAGCAGACGGGG AACCGAAGGAAGAAGTccaaagggaaacaaaagaagGGAGAGCTTgcggaagaaggaagagaaggttTGGGTGATGCAGGAAACGAATCAGTGCTCGGAGCCGACATGCTGAAATTGCACTTGGGGGACGTGCGGAGCAGCCCCCGCGCAGAGCCCGGGAGCGGCGGTgcggccggggccgccgtgccCGCGGGGAGGGACCCCTCGTCCTCGCGCTGCGCCGCCTGGAAGAGAATCAGCAGCAGCGAGTCGGAGTATTCGGACGCTGAGGGTGGAATACAGAGCAAAGTGAG atcTTACCAAGCCAATGTTCGTCAAGGGGCTCTAGCCTGTTTCCTCTCCACTATAAAATCAATAGAAAAAAGAGTTCTTTACGGATACTGGTCAGCGTTTGTTCCTGATGCACCCGGTATTGGCAGCCCCCAGTCGGTGTCCTTGATGACGATTGCTTTAAAGGACCCTTCTCCAAAG ACCCGTGCCTGTGCTCTTCAAGTTCTCTCAGCCATCCTGGAAGGTTCTAAGCAGTTTCTTTCTGTTGCCGAAGATGCCAGTGACCACAAGAGAGCTTTCACTCCCTTCTCGGTCACTGTCGCGTCCAGCGTGCGGGAGCTGCACCGCTGCCTGCTGCTCGCCCTGGTGGCAGAGTCCTCCTCCCAAACACTGACACAGATTGTCAAG TGCCTTGCGAATTTGGTTTCAAATGCACCTTACAGCCGTTTAAAACCTGGGTTGCTGACGAGAGTTTGGAACCAGATAAAGCCATACATTTGCCATAAAG ATGTGAATGTTCGAGTTTCCAGTCTCACATTATTAGGGGCCATAGTATCTGTCCAAGCACCTTTACCAGAGGTGCAGTTACTTTTGCAGCAGCCCAGTTCCGCAGGGCTGAATAACAGCGGCAGCGCAACCCCGCACCGCTGGAGCTGGGACGCGTGGAGGAAAGGCCTCCCCTCGGAGGGGGGCACTCCGGAGAACCCAGCGGGGTGTACGGAGCCCTGCTGGCTTCTCCGCCTCTGCGTTTCCATCATCGTGCTGCCCAGAGAGGACTCCTGTTCTGACAGCGATGCCAACTTAGCGTTTTCCAGCGTTTATGAGCCCTGTCCCCTTCGGCTGGAGGCCTTACAG GTGTTGGCTCTTCTTGTGAAAGGTTATTTCTCTCTGGCTCAGAGCTATTTCCTAGAACTTGGAGAAGTGGCTTGCAGGTGCATGGAAGAAATGGATCCATCCATTCAGCTTCATGGAGCCAAA CTTCTGGAGGAGCTGGGCACGGGGGTGCTGCAGCAGTACAAACCCGATTCCGCCGTGTCCCCTGAGCAGAGGGTGCCGCTCAGCCGG GTTGTGACTTTCTGGACGAAGATGTTAAATGGCCCTTTACCTGGGATTCTTCAGAACTCTCCACATGCGACTCTTCAGACAAGCGCCTGCGATGCCCTGTCTTCTATCTTGCCAGAAGCTTTCAGCAGTCTGCAG GACGACCAGCAGATCCTGTGTGTCACTCTGCTGCTGGGCCTGAACCACAGCGAGAACCCGCTGGTAAAAGCCGCTGCCGCGCGTGCGCTGGGAGTCTACGTCCTCTTCTCTTGCCTTCGGCAG GACGTGATGTTTGTGGCAGACACAGCGAACGCTATTCTGAATTCCCTCCACGACAAGTCTCCGAACGTCCGTGCCAAAGCAGCCTGGTCCCTGGGCAACCTGACAGACACCCTGATCATCAACAT GGAAACCATGGGACAGCGCTTTCAGGAGGAGTTTTCTGATCTCCTCCTGTTGAAAATGTTACGGTCTGCGACTGAAGCAtccagggacagagacaag GTAAAGAGTAACGCGGTCCGGGCCCTTGGGAACGTGCTTCATTTCCTGCAGCCCTATCACGTAGCGAACCCCAGGTTCAGGGAAGCCATCGAGGAGTCTCTTCAGGCCCTTATTTCCACCGTTGAGAGCGAGGCCACGATGAAAGTGCGCTGGAACGCTTGCTACGCGCTGGGGAATGTCTTCAAGAACCCTGCCCTGCCCCTCG gaGAGGCTCCTTGGACAACACAAGCATACAGCGCGCTTTCCTCGGTAGTGAAGTCCTGCAAGAATTTTAAAGTCCGAATCAAGTCGGCCATGGCCCTCTCCGTCCCCAGCAGGAGGGAGTGCTACGGCTCCACCGAGCAGTTCCGCCACATCTGGGCTGCCTTGGTGGTCGCCTTGCAGAAGAGCGAGGACACCGAGGACTTCCTGGAGTTCAAGTACAGCGCCAGCCTGCGGACACAGATCTGCCAGGCGCTGCTGCACCTGCTCAGCCTGGCCGGGAGCACGGACCTGCCGCTCATTTGGGAAAGCATCACCCGGGACGGGGATGCGATCAAATCCTATGTCTTGCAATATCTGAAATCTGGAGCTGAAGAAAACGAAGCAGGAACGCACACGGACTCGTGCGAGAGGGAGAGAGTGTTAAAAGGAGCTATCGAACATCTGGGTGGGATAGAGAAACAGCTGGGGGGCAAAGCCAGGCTGAGAGTGTCTGTTTATCTGGAAGACGTCTTGACGAACCACGCGAATGCCACTGAATTAACAGAGGCTTAG